One genomic window of Desulfuromonas sp. AOP6 includes the following:
- a CDS encoding stage 0 sporulation family protein has product MIRITSVKFRTAGKQYDFNGQDLPLEPGMRVVVETDRGRALGTVVQTLREIDEKDAAKELKNIVRIATDEDLALAASNADREKDAFRICAARISERKMEMKLVRAEYLFDGSKIVFYFTADGRVDFRELVKDLAHYFHTRIEMRQIGVRDEAKLIGGLGVCGRELCCCTFLTDFAPVSVRMAKEQGLALNPSKISGQCGRLLCCLGYEFETYCSLRKQLPKCGRKILVDGQEGEVIDQNILAQKVTIRLGDGQTRVVTAEDLDQAEKSGTLPSPAPGKEGRRPEGGRRDSSRNRKPRPSGENRPSQPKPEKVKPQTTEPAKPTGEEGAASPRKRRRGRRRPKKK; this is encoded by the coding sequence ATGATCCGAATTACTTCGGTTAAATTCCGCACGGCGGGAAAACAGTATGACTTTAACGGCCAGGATCTCCCCCTCGAACCCGGCATGCGGGTGGTGGTGGAAACAGATCGGGGTCGCGCGCTCGGCACTGTAGTGCAGACACTCCGAGAGATCGACGAAAAAGACGCCGCCAAGGAACTCAAAAACATTGTCCGTATCGCCACCGATGAGGATCTGGCCCTGGCCGCGTCCAACGCCGACCGGGAAAAAGATGCTTTTCGCATCTGCGCCGCTCGTATAAGTGAGCGCAAGATGGAGATGAAACTGGTGCGCGCCGAATATCTCTTCGACGGCTCCAAGATCGTCTTTTACTTCACCGCCGATGGGCGCGTCGATTTCCGCGAACTGGTAAAGGATCTGGCGCATTACTTCCATACCCGCATCGAGATGCGCCAGATTGGCGTCCGCGATGAGGCCAAACTCATTGGGGGGTTGGGCGTCTGCGGCAGGGAACTGTGCTGTTGCACCTTTCTGACCGACTTCGCCCCCGTTTCCGTGCGCATGGCCAAGGAACAGGGGCTTGCCCTCAATCCCAGCAAAATATCTGGACAGTGCGGCCGCCTCCTCTGCTGCCTGGGCTATGAATTTGAAACTTATTGCTCGCTGCGCAAGCAATTGCCCAAATGCGGCCGCAAAATCCTGGTTGATGGGCAGGAAGGCGAAGTGATCGATCAGAATATTCTGGCCCAGAAAGTCACCATTCGTCTCGGTGATGGACAGACCCGGGTAGTTACCGCCGAGGATCTGGACCAGGCGGAAAAATCCGGGACGCTGCCCTCACCTGCCCCAGGCAAGGAGGGAAGACGTCCCGAAGGGGGCCGTCGTGACTCCTCCAGAAATCGCAAGCCTCGACCATCCGGCGAAAACAGGCCCTCGCAGCCAAAGCCGGAAAAGGTGAAACCCCAGACCACGGAACCGGCCAAGCCGACCGGCGAAGAAGGGGCCGCCAGCCCCCGCAAACGCCGCAGAGGCCGTCGTCGTCCCAAAAAGAAATAA